In Clostridiales bacterium, a single genomic region encodes these proteins:
- a CDS encoding tryptophan synthase subunit alpha — protein MSRIDDVFKKGKVLITYIMAGDPDLDKTYETVLKLEQLGVGIVELGIPFSDPSADGDAIVRAGERALKNNYTTEDYLALIQKIRQASQIPLVVMAYANTVFCYGADRFFARLKAAGGDGVIIPDAPYEESGEFAPYAKNHGIDYIPLVSPSSKDRIQTITAQASGFVYCISSFGVTGVRETIDHKIHKIYDPIKLPKAVGFGISKIEHIKELAKYFDGVIIGSKIVEFLENNQVAEMENFVKEAVKALA, from the coding sequence ACGATGTGTTCAAAAAGGGCAAAGTCTTAATAACATATATTATGGCGGGCGATCCCGATTTGGACAAAACTTATGAAACGGTGTTAAAGTTGGAGCAATTGGGCGTGGGGATAGTGGAATTGGGCATACCGTTTTCCGATCCCTCCGCGGACGGCGACGCAATCGTAAGAGCGGGCGAAAGGGCGCTAAAAAACAATTATACGACAGAAGACTATTTGGCGCTTATCCAAAAAATCCGCCAAGCCAGCCAAATACCTTTGGTTGTTATGGCGTATGCCAATACGGTTTTTTGTTACGGCGCGGACAGGTTTTTCGCGCGGCTAAAGGCGGCGGGCGGCGACGGCGTGATTATTCCGGACGCGCCTTACGAAGAAAGCGGCGAATTCGCGCCCTATGCCAAAAACCACGGTATAGACTATATCCCGCTGGTTTCGCCCTCGTCAAAGGACAGAATCCAGACGATAACCGCCCAAGCCTCAGGGTTTGTCTATTGCATAAGCTCTTTTGGGGTTACGGGCGTAAGGGAGACAATAGACCACAAAATTCATAAAATTTACGACCCTATAAAGCTGCCTAAGGCCGTAGGTTTTGGCATATCCAAAATAGAGCATATCAAAGAATTGGCCAAATATTTTGACGGGGTTATTATCGGCTCAAAAATCGTGGAATTTTTGGAAAACAACCAAGTCGCTGAAATGGAAAACTTTGTAAAAGAAGCGGTCAAGGCTTTGGCGTAA